In Synechocystis sp. PCC 6714, the following are encoded in one genomic region:
- a CDS encoding class A beta-lactamase: MITSMPRRPKSRRAQRRNLRVITGTPISPSGEAVTEVTEQVEDSVDRELQPLTPKSGGGKVNPFKVVSGTDVKPAGKFVPKGKTSGLRPRKVSRPLSWWQKGLLGSIRLGVVGIGIGAIAGTTITTFSPTKFIRAGQEQAPLATTTGSEQINQDKQVIYPQKVLASIAGWVTTEADKLRGTPATATPETAQNQETTVATAPSAVPDAIQPTQEDPALTQKLTTLGTSKAPAINSYAYFIDVDNGRFANAKGETQLPAASTIKIPVAIAFFEAVDQGKIQLHEELPLTEDVIVGEAGTMQYDVGKRSSYPALEVVTKMIVISDNTATNMLIKRLGGKEFLNQRFQAWQMPQTKINNYLPDLEGTNTTSPQDLALLLVKLQGGELLSLKSRDRLLKIMQETQTRTLLPQGLEPDATISHKTGDIGTVLGDAGIVDMPNGKRYVGAVLATRPHNDVAGRLLIQDISRTVYQHYKGIIPPVTPAQPAAKPEETPVDSGN; encoded by the coding sequence ATGATTACTTCCATGCCCCGTCGTCCAAAGTCTCGCCGTGCCCAACGCCGTAATCTCCGGGTCATTACCGGCACCCCCATATCCCCCAGTGGCGAAGCCGTTACTGAAGTTACCGAACAAGTTGAGGATTCGGTGGACCGGGAACTGCAACCATTGACCCCAAAGTCCGGGGGGGGGAAGGTCAACCCGTTTAAGGTTGTGAGTGGCACCGACGTTAAACCAGCAGGGAAATTTGTCCCCAAAGGTAAAACCTCTGGCCTACGGCCCCGCAAGGTGAGTAGGCCCCTGAGCTGGTGGCAAAAAGGTTTGCTCGGTTCCATTCGTCTGGGGGTTGTGGGTATTGGTATTGGGGCGATCGCCGGCACAACTATCACCACCTTTAGCCCCACTAAATTTATCCGGGCTGGTCAAGAACAGGCTCCTTTGGCCACAACCACTGGTTCAGAGCAAATAAATCAAGATAAACAGGTTATCTACCCCCAAAAGGTACTAGCGTCCATTGCGGGTTGGGTCACAACGGAAGCTGATAAATTACGGGGAACCCCGGCAACGGCCACACCGGAAACAGCACAAAATCAGGAAACGACCGTGGCCACTGCCCCCAGTGCTGTTCCTGACGCGATTCAGCCCACCCAGGAAGACCCGGCCCTAACCCAAAAGTTGACCACCCTGGGGACGTCCAAAGCTCCAGCCATCAATTCCTATGCCTATTTCATTGACGTAGACAACGGTCGCTTTGCCAATGCCAAAGGAGAAACCCAGCTACCCGCTGCCAGCACCATTAAAATTCCCGTGGCGATCGCCTTTTTTGAAGCGGTGGACCAGGGCAAAATCCAACTCCATGAAGAACTGCCCTTAACGGAAGATGTGATTGTGGGGGAAGCGGGCACTATGCAGTATGACGTGGGTAAACGGTCCAGCTATCCGGCCCTAGAGGTGGTAACCAAAATGATTGTCATCAGTGATAACACCGCCACCAATATGTTGATCAAGCGGTTGGGGGGTAAGGAATTTCTCAACCAGCGTTTCCAAGCATGGCAGATGCCCCAAACCAAAATTAATAATTACCTGCCGGATTTAGAGGGCACCAACACCACCAGCCCCCAGGATTTAGCTCTATTGTTAGTCAAACTCCAGGGGGGAGAACTTTTATCCCTCAAATCCCGTGATCGCCTGTTGAAGATCATGCAGGAAACCCAAACCCGTACCCTCTTGCCCCAGGGATTGGAGCCGGACGCCACCATTTCCCATAAAACCGGTGATATTGGCACTGTCTTGGGAGATGCGGGCATAGTGGATATGCCCAACGGAAAACGCTATGTGGGGGCTGTGCTAGCTACCCGACCCCATAACGATGTGGCGGGCCGTTTGCTCATTCAGGATATTTCCCGCACCGTTTACCAGCATTACAAAGGCATCATCCCTCCGGTCACCCCAGCCCAACCTGCGGCCAAACCAGAGGAAACCCCGGTGGATTCCGGTAATTAA
- the ppk1 gene encoding polyphosphate kinase 1 — protein MIQAMASAPTVNFQDPSYYFNRELSWLAFNQRVLHEGLDDRTPLLERLKFLAIFCSNLDEFFMVRVAGLKQQVEANVTKLTADGRTPSQQLKEISKALRPLVCQQHQVFEYVLREKLAEEGIFLNDHVDLSQEERHYLHRFYDDHIFPVLTPLAVDPSHPFPYISNLSLNLGVVVRDPETDEELFARVKVPPTLPRFVALPEDVCQPDPGKPWLWTGVPLEQVIAHNLESLFPGMIIQECHLFRVTRNADIAVEEDEADDLLLAIEEELRKRRVGKSAVRLEINASTPKAIRDRLMADLGLEEIDVYDIDGMLGLKDLFFFLSLPAPHLKDEPWASVIPPRLKHVYEFVDGNEDGRVQQEGVDIFTLIRQGDILVHHPYQSFTASVQQFITQAAYDPHVLTIKMTLYRTSGDSPIVNALIAAAENGKQVAVLVELKARFDEENNINWARKLEQYGVHVVYGLVGLKTHTKTVLVVRQEGPDIRRYVHIGTGNYNPKTARLYTDLGLITCRPELGHDLTNLFNFLTGYSRQKDYQKLLVAPVNMRERMIAMIEREADHCLNGGTGRIVAKMNSLVDTQIIRALYAASQAGVQIDLIVRGICCLRPGVENVSENIRVISVIGRLLEHSRIFYFHNGGEEEIYIGSADWMSRNLTRRVEAVVPVEQTDLKQELQSILGILLADNRQAWELQPDGTYVQRRPPSPEQSHSAQAIFTAQAIAESTEEAEII, from the coding sequence ATGATCCAAGCTATGGCCTCTGCTCCCACCGTTAATTTTCAAGATCCTTCTTACTATTTTAATCGGGAGTTAAGCTGGTTGGCTTTCAATCAACGGGTGCTCCATGAAGGGTTGGATGACCGTACTCCCCTCTTAGAACGGTTGAAGTTTTTGGCAATTTTTTGCTCTAACCTGGATGAATTTTTCATGGTCAGGGTGGCGGGCTTGAAGCAACAGGTGGAAGCTAACGTCACCAAACTTACTGCGGACGGTCGTACTCCTTCCCAGCAGCTCAAGGAAATTAGCAAAGCCCTCCGGCCTTTGGTGTGTCAGCAACATCAGGTATTTGAATATGTACTGAGGGAAAAATTAGCCGAGGAGGGGATTTTCCTCAACGACCATGTGGATCTTAGCCAGGAAGAACGGCATTATCTCCATCGGTTTTATGATGACCACATCTTTCCGGTTTTAACCCCTTTGGCGGTGGATCCAAGCCACCCCTTTCCCTACATTTCCAACCTCAGTCTTAATTTAGGAGTGGTGGTAAGGGACCCGGAGACCGACGAGGAATTATTTGCCCGGGTCAAGGTACCCCCTACTCTGCCTCGCTTTGTGGCTCTGCCGGAAGATGTTTGTCAGCCGGATCCCGGTAAGCCGTGGCTCTGGACTGGCGTGCCCCTGGAGCAGGTCATTGCCCATAATCTGGAATCCCTCTTTCCCGGCATGATTATCCAGGAATGTCATCTCTTTCGGGTGACCCGTAACGCGGACATTGCGGTGGAGGAAGACGAAGCCGATGATTTACTATTGGCGATCGAAGAGGAATTGCGTAAACGACGGGTGGGCAAATCCGCAGTGCGTCTGGAAATCAATGCTTCTACCCCGAAAGCCATTCGCGATCGCCTGATGGCGGATTTGGGATTGGAGGAAATTGATGTTTACGACATTGACGGCATGTTGGGACTAAAGGACCTGTTCTTCTTCCTGTCCTTACCTGCCCCCCATCTTAAGGATGAACCCTGGGCTTCCGTTATTCCCCCCCGGCTTAAGCATGTCTATGAATTTGTCGATGGAAACGAAGACGGTAGGGTCCAGCAGGAAGGGGTGGATATTTTCACCCTCATTCGTCAGGGGGACATTTTGGTCCATCATCCCTATCAATCCTTTACCGCTTCGGTGCAACAATTTATTACCCAGGCGGCTTACGATCCCCATGTATTGACCATTAAAATGACTTTGTACCGCACTTCGGGGGATTCCCCCATTGTTAACGCTCTGATTGCGGCGGCGGAAAATGGCAAACAGGTAGCTGTGTTGGTGGAACTGAAGGCTCGTTTTGATGAGGAGAATAATATTAACTGGGCGAGGAAATTAGAACAGTACGGCGTCCATGTGGTCTATGGTCTAGTAGGACTAAAAACCCACACCAAAACGGTACTAGTGGTTCGCCAGGAAGGCCCGGACATCCGTCGTTATGTGCACATTGGCACGGGCAACTACAATCCTAAAACCGCCAGGCTCTATACCGATTTAGGGCTGATTACTTGCCGTCCAGAATTAGGCCATGACCTGACTAATTTATTTAACTTTTTGACTGGTTATTCCCGCCAAAAGGATTACCAAAAATTATTGGTGGCCCCGGTTAATATGCGGGAAAGAATGATAGCAATGATTGAGCGGGAAGCAGACCATTGTCTGAATGGGGGCACTGGTCGGATTGTGGCCAAAATGAATTCCCTAGTGGATACGCAAATCATTCGCGCCCTCTACGCTGCTTCCCAAGCAGGAGTACAGATTGATCTGATTGTGCGGGGTATTTGTTGCCTCCGACCAGGGGTGGAAAATGTCAGTGAAAATATTCGGGTCATTAGTGTCATTGGCCGGCTGTTGGAGCATTCCCGTATTTTTTATTTCCACAATGGCGGTGAGGAGGAAATTTACATTGGCAGTGCGGACTGGATGAGCCGCAATTTAACCAGACGGGTGGAAGCGGTGGTACCGGTGGAGCAAACCGATTTAAAACAGGAATTACAGTCCATTTTGGGTATTCTCCTGGCAGATAACCGTCAGGCTTGGGAGTTACAGCCCGATGGCACCTATGTGCAACGTCGCCCCCCTTCTCCGGAGCAGAGCCACAGTGCCCAGGCCATTTTCACCGCCCAGGCGATCGCCGAAAGTACGGAGGAAGCGGAAATTATTTGA
- a CDS encoding RNA methyltransferase, with protein MEDSNLERIAIVVVEPQGERNVGAIARAMKNVGLGELILVNPRCDHQSFEAQTMAVHAKDVLAKAKVVDTLATALGDRQRIIATSAREQILASPAETPRQALPWLLAPNLKSALVFGREDSGLTNEELNQAHRFVRIPVHPQYPSLNLSQAVAVCTYELYQANLATLPQKQSSPPEIETLSPVPPATNAQLDGYYQHLEKTLLNIQVLYPHTAPSKMAKLRRIYQRAGLNVEEVALLRGILGQIDWLTQQIEL; from the coding sequence TTGGAGGATAGTAATTTGGAACGCATTGCCATTGTCGTCGTGGAACCCCAGGGGGAAAGAAACGTAGGGGCGATCGCCAGGGCCATGAAGAATGTAGGATTGGGGGAATTAATTTTGGTCAACCCCCGCTGTGATCACCAGAGCTTTGAGGCTCAAACCATGGCAGTCCATGCCAAAGATGTCCTAGCTAAAGCAAAAGTGGTGGATACTTTGGCCACGGCCCTTGGCGATCGCCAGCGTATCATTGCCACCAGTGCCCGGGAACAAATATTGGCATCCCCGGCGGAAACTCCCCGGCAAGCATTACCTTGGTTGTTAGCCCCAAATCTGAAAAGTGCCTTGGTATTTGGGAGGGAAGACAGTGGACTGACTAATGAGGAATTAAATCAAGCCCATCGCTTTGTCCGCATTCCCGTTCATCCCCAGTACCCGTCCTTGAACCTTTCCCAAGCGGTGGCAGTCTGCACCTATGAGTTGTACCAAGCTAACCTAGCCACGTTGCCACAAAAGCAGAGCTCCCCCCCAGAAATTGAAACTCTATCTCCCGTCCCCCCGGCCACCAACGCCCAATTGGATGGTTACTATCAACACTTAGAAAAAACCCTGTTAAATATTCAGGTTTTATATCCCCATACCGCCCCCAGCAAAATGGCGAAATTACGCCGAATTTATCAACGAGCCGGATTGAATGTTGAGGAAGTGGCCCTATTGCGCGGAATTTTGGGGCAAATTGACTGGTTAACGCAACAAATTGAACTTTGA